A window from Candidatus Arthromitus sp. SFB-rat-Yit encodes these proteins:
- a CDS encoding 30S ribosomal protein S1 — protein sequence MDRDNKIMEESLNFKKIKKGSILKGEVISSYKDEVVVNINYFCDGIIKRDELLGEDYEKGSSIDVYVVSLDDGFGNIVLSEKKASYINALNKLKFILKSGDKVSVYIKDRVNSGLICEYKGIRGFIPGSRVSTHKVNLNDYIGKNLEVILIELDLNKNRVIFSAKEIEMDREAKERAKFLESLNVGDKFLGRVKSVKDFGAFIDISGVQAFIHKSEVSNKHNFDINSILKVSEKVSVSVLEVDKENNKIYLTMKESNYNPYLEYKNDFIEGNIYDVVVVKILSYGLIVSLNDYLTGFIHVSEISDEHVNLNKLFKIGDSIRAKIICKDDQENKISLSCRDTDECTKNESGYIDENPQNDTLGEVFKDIFLKLR from the coding sequence ATGGATAGGGATAATAAAATCATGGAAGAATCGTTAAATTTTAAAAAAATAAAAAAGGGATCAATATTAAAAGGGGAAGTTATATCATCATATAAAGATGAGGTTGTTGTTAATATAAATTATTTTTGTGATGGTATAATAAAGAGAGATGAGCTTTTAGGTGAAGATTATGAAAAAGGAAGTAGCATAGATGTTTATGTTGTATCTCTTGACGATGGTTTTGGTAATATAGTACTTTCTGAGAAAAAGGCGAGTTATATAAATGCTTTAAATAAACTTAAGTTTATATTGAAAAGTGGAGATAAGGTTTCTGTTTATATTAAAGACAGGGTTAACTCTGGACTTATTTGTGAATATAAGGGAATTCGAGGATTTATACCTGGATCTAGAGTGTCGACACATAAAGTTAATTTAAACGATTATATAGGTAAAAATTTAGAGGTTATACTTATAGAGCTCGATTTAAATAAAAATAGAGTTATATTTTCAGCCAAAGAAATCGAAATGGATAGGGAAGCCAAAGAGAGGGCTAAATTTTTGGAATCATTAAATGTTGGAGATAAGTTTTTAGGTAGGGTTAAGAGTGTAAAAGATTTTGGGGCTTTTATAGATATTTCAGGAGTTCAGGCATTTATACATAAATCAGAAGTTTCAAATAAACATAATTTTGATATTAATAGTATACTAAAAGTATCTGAAAAGGTTAGTGTTTCTGTATTAGAAGTCGATAAAGAAAATAATAAGATATATTTAACCATGAAAGAAAGTAACTATAATCCTTATTTAGAATATAAAAATGATTTTATCGAAGGTAACATATATGATGTAGTTGTGGTTAAAATATTAAGTTATGGTCTTATAGTATCTTTAAATGATTATCTTACAGGGTTTATTCACGTAAGTGAGATTTCGGATGAACATGTAAATTTAAATAAATTGTTTAAAATAGGAGATAGTATAAGAGCAAAAATAATATGTAAAGATGATCAGGAAAATAAAATATCTCTAAGTTGTAGGGATACAGATGAATGCACAAAAAATGAAAGTGGATATATTGATGAAAATCCACAAAATGATACTTTAGGGGAAGTTTTTAAAGATATATTTTTAAAATTAAGATAA
- a CDS encoding aminoacyl-histidine dipeptidase, giving the protein MSRVLDNIEPREVFKYFEDISMIPRPSNDEKRISDYLMNFAKELGIEVVQDESLNIYMRKPATKGYENGKTVILQGHMDMVCEKNEGIEHDFYKDPLKIRVIGDKIYATDTTLGADNGIAVAYIMAIMASKDIDHPELEALITVGEETSMVGAKNFNPEFFRGKYLINIDSVDDSNLLVSCAGGMRTTVMKKVTTEEAKGVVISIKVRGLKGGHSGVDINKERGNANKILSRILINVEKNYSNINIVSISGGAKDNAIPREATCEIRVDLEDIDNAILSIKSAEDVIRGELEGEEDFYVEVSKRDVPSREDMISTRDSKDLIELMYLMPNGIISSSVDIEGLVVTSNNFGVIEYDGETVILKNAVRSSIGSAMYNVARSIDVLSRAFRAVVKESDPYPGWKYDKESNLREISQEAYREIFGEEMGIYAIHAGVECGIIKEKLPELDMVSFGPLVKDNHTPGEWVSISSSNKVWILLKGILKKIK; this is encoded by the coding sequence ATGAGTAGGGTTTTAGATAATATTGAACCAAGAGAAGTTTTTAAGTATTTTGAAGATATAAGTATGATACCAAGACCTTCTAACGATGAAAAAAGAATAAGTGATTATTTGATGAATTTTGCAAAAGAGTTAGGGATAGAAGTTGTTCAAGATGAGAGTCTTAATATATATATGAGAAAACCTGCAACGAAAGGTTATGAAAATGGTAAAACAGTAATACTTCAAGGTCATATGGATATGGTTTGTGAGAAAAATGAGGGAATAGAGCATGACTTTTATAAAGATCCATTGAAGATTAGAGTTATTGGAGATAAGATTTATGCAACTGATACAACTCTTGGTGCCGATAACGGTATAGCTGTTGCATATATTATGGCTATAATGGCATCTAAAGATATTGATCATCCAGAATTAGAAGCTCTCATAACTGTTGGAGAGGAAACTAGTATGGTTGGGGCTAAAAATTTTAATCCTGAATTTTTTAGAGGTAAATATTTAATTAATATAGATTCTGTTGATGATTCTAATCTTTTAGTTAGTTGTGCAGGTGGTATGCGTACAACTGTTATGAAGAAAGTTACAACTGAAGAAGCAAAGGGTGTAGTTATAAGTATAAAAGTTAGAGGGCTTAAAGGTGGACATTCTGGAGTTGATATAAATAAAGAGAGAGGAAATGCAAACAAAATTTTATCAAGAATTTTGATAAATGTTGAAAAAAATTATTCTAATATAAATATTGTATCCATATCTGGAGGAGCAAAGGATAATGCTATTCCAAGGGAAGCTACATGTGAAATTAGGGTTGATCTTGAGGATATAGATAATGCAATACTTTCTATAAAATCTGCAGAGGATGTTATTAGAGGTGAGCTTGAGGGAGAAGAAGATTTTTATGTAGAGGTTTCTAAAAGAGATGTTCCATCAAGGGAAGATATGATAAGTACTAGAGATTCAAAAGATTTAATAGAACTTATGTATTTAATGCCAAATGGTATTATATCAAGCTCCGTTGATATAGAAGGATTGGTTGTAACATCAAATAATTTTGGAGTTATAGAGTATGATGGAGAAACAGTTATACTTAAAAATGCAGTTAGGAGTTCTATAGGATCTGCGATGTATAATGTCGCACGTAGTATAGATGTACTTAGTAGAGCGTTTAGGGCAGTTGTAAAAGAATCTGATCCATATCCTGGATGGAAATATGATAAAGAATCAAACTTGCGTGAAATATCACAAGAGGCATATAGAGAAATATTTGGAGAAGAAATGGGAATTTATGCAATTCATGCTGGTGTTGAATGTGGTATCATAAAGGAAAAATTACCTGAGTTAGATATGGTATCTTTTGGACCGCTTGTTAAAGATAATCATACACCAGGAGAATGGGTTTCAATATCTTCTTCAAATAAGGTGTGGATTTTATTAAAAGGAATATTGAAAAAAATAAAATAG
- a CDS encoding rhomboid family intramembrane serine protease produces the protein MKTSRIKDRREKFGIKDLMFIISIANVLVYILSIFGNMNLSLALALIPEKVLQGEIWRLVSYIFIPPTFDPIFFIFVVYFYVFIGRELEKYWGTFKFNIYYFTGVIIISLVSMIFRVPVVSVSNLNMSLFLAYALLNSEHLVYLFMVIPIKMKYIAIVFGTLLVYEFINASFWQLKIIVLAPIINLLIFFVPHFIKKTSSNVSARRRAQEFESKVLKFEKKESFAHKCYICGKTDKSDENMDFRYCSKCNGEYEYCSDHIFDHEHK, from the coding sequence ATGAAGACTTCAAGAATTAAGGATAGGCGAGAAAAATTTGGCATTAAAGATTTAATGTTTATAATTTCTATAGCAAATGTATTAGTTTATATTTTATCAATTTTTGGAAATATGAATTTATCGTTGGCTCTTGCACTTATTCCAGAGAAAGTTTTACAAGGAGAAATTTGGAGGCTTGTAAGTTATATTTTTATACCTCCAACATTTGATCCTATTTTCTTTATATTTGTAGTATATTTTTATGTTTTTATAGGACGTGAACTTGAAAAATATTGGGGTACATTTAAATTTAATATATATTATTTTACAGGAGTGATAATAATATCCTTAGTATCTATGATATTTAGAGTGCCTGTTGTTAGTGTTTCGAATTTAAATATGTCATTATTTTTAGCTTATGCACTTTTGAATTCTGAACATTTAGTTTATTTGTTTATGGTTATTCCGATTAAGATGAAATATATTGCAATAGTTTTTGGAACACTACTAGTATATGAATTTATAAATGCAAGTTTTTGGCAGCTTAAAATTATAGTATTAGCACCTATTATTAATCTTCTTATATTTTTTGTGCCACATTTTATTAAGAAAACATCTAGTAATGTTAGTGCAAGAAGGCGTGCGCAAGAATTTGAAAGTAAAGTTTTAAAGTTTGAAAAAAAGGAATCTTTTGCACATAAGTGCTATATTTGTGGAAAAACTGATAAAAGTGATGAGAATATGGACTTTAGATATTGTTCGAAGTGCAATGGTGAGTATGAATATTGTAGTGATCATATTTTTGATCATGAACATAAATAA
- a CDS encoding TspO/MBR family protein, with the protein MRLKFKNIRVLIFALIFNFLGGYISSVLSGDLKLIYDSLKKPSFSVPSNLFPIVWGILYLLIAIAVYLNYKNGGRNFISYIFSMLINFSWSIVFFAQRLYGIGFFIILFLIVFSIYLGIKYFKNSKIASFIMFIYIIWLTYAGVLNYFIWMYNEM; encoded by the coding sequence ATGAGATTAAAATTTAAAAATATAAGAGTTCTAATATTTGCACTTATATTTAATTTTTTGGGAGGGTATATATCAAGTGTTTTATCAGGAGATCTTAAACTTATATATGATTCTTTGAAAAAACCGTCATTTTCTGTTCCGAGTAATTTATTTCCTATAGTTTGGGGAATACTTTATTTGCTAATTGCTATAGCAGTGTATTTGAATTATAAAAATGGTGGAAGGAATTTTATTTCATATATTTTTTCCATGCTTATTAATTTTTCTTGGAGTATTGTGTTTTTTGCACAAAGATTATATGGTATAGGATTTTTTATTATATTATTTCTTATTGTATTTTCTATATATTTAGGTATAAAATATTTTAAAAATTCAAAAATTGCATCCTTTATTATGTTTATATATATAATTTGGTTAACTTATGCAGGGGTCCTTAATTATTTTATATGGATGTATAATGAGATGTAG
- a CDS encoding amidohydrolase, which yields MLIRNGKIYTMSDQGILDNGDIRIENGKIVEIGKGLKVHNEEEVIELNSEFVYPGFIDSHCHMGLYEWGMGFEGADGNEMTDPITPQMRSIDAINPFDECFKYAREGGVTTVVSGPGSANVCGGVFGAFKTYGECIDEMVVKNPIGMKVAFGENPKRVYNSKSKMPMTRMGTAALLRTLIVNSINYLNKKKDAEKENKFFDINLKYEAMIPVLNKEIPLKAHCHRADDILTAIRIAKEFNLNLTLDHCTEGHLVSKYIKDSGYPAIVGPTMTMASKIELNNKTFDTPSVLINEGIKVAITTDHPVIEQQYLPLCAGLAMKDTGLSEMDALRAITINPAEIVNIHDRVGSIETGKDADIVIFDKSALISDSKCLYTIIDGKIVYSV from the coding sequence ATGTTAATAAGAAATGGTAAAATTTATACTATGAGCGATCAAGGGATATTAGATAATGGAGATATTAGAATTGAAAATGGAAAGATAGTAGAAATAGGTAAAGGATTGAAAGTACATAATGAAGAAGAAGTTATAGAATTAAATTCTGAGTTTGTATATCCTGGATTTATTGATTCACATTGTCATATGGGATTGTATGAATGGGGTATGGGATTTGAAGGTGCGGATGGAAATGAGATGACAGATCCTATAACACCTCAAATGAGATCAATCGATGCTATAAATCCATTTGATGAATGTTTTAAATACGCAAGAGAAGGTGGGGTTACAACTGTAGTATCAGGACCTGGGAGTGCTAATGTTTGTGGAGGAGTGTTTGGGGCTTTTAAGACTTATGGAGAGTGTATTGATGAAATGGTAGTTAAAAATCCCATAGGGATGAAAGTTGCTTTTGGAGAAAATCCAAAAAGAGTATATAATTCAAAATCTAAAATGCCTATGACTAGAATGGGTACAGCAGCTCTTTTAAGAACACTTATAGTTAATTCTATAAATTATTTAAATAAGAAGAAAGATGCGGAGAAGGAAAATAAGTTTTTTGATATTAACTTAAAATATGAAGCTATGATACCTGTTTTAAATAAAGAAATACCACTTAAAGCTCACTGTCATAGGGCAGATGATATTTTAACAGCTATAAGGATTGCAAAAGAATTTAATCTTAATTTGACACTTGATCATTGTACTGAGGGTCATTTGGTATCAAAATACATAAAGGATTCTGGATATCCAGCAATTGTAGGTCCAACCATGACTATGGCATCTAAGATAGAACTTAATAATAAAACGTTTGATACACCTAGTGTGTTAATTAATGAGGGTATAAAAGTTGCAATAACAACCGATCATCCAGTAATAGAGCAACAATATCTTCCATTATGTGCAGGACTTGCAATGAAAGATACTGGACTTAGCGAAATGGATGCGTTACGTGCAATAACTATTAATCCAGCTGAGATAGTTAATATACATGATAGAGTTGGAAGTATTGAAACTGGAAAAGATGCTGATATAGTTATATTTGATAAGAGTGCTTTAATATCGGATTCAAAATGTTTATATACAATAATTGATGGAAAGATAGTTTATAGTGTGTAA
- a CDS encoding acyltransferase family protein, whose protein sequence is MKRIDFIDVFKGIGIFFVILGHMPIKPELFSYVFSFQLSVFFFVGGFLYRDAHYINSFWDYLSKKFKGIIIPYIILSVISMVIYILYNNYLGMEYDILDILETILLSKRNEIYINVPLWFLTSFFTVEILYYILKCFFNNYFISFIILIFGFIGVVIFRTTGSLNTLFFSFDASLYFIIYYFIGDLFGGVNKYSNRNYKYFFKNLFPIFVISIVINVMNLLGKIEHADIIYYDFGFIIALISYLFHVFISLTGVFTYLYLSYIFRWVGAIKFIGKNSLYYFAFHMPLYRILYNEGIFDILIGKYLPSDIDLNLLGIIYTIIIILILTGPVFLINLYKSLIYKIKTS, encoded by the coding sequence TTGAAACGTATTGATTTTATAGATGTATTTAAGGGAATTGGAATATTTTTTGTGATACTTGGACACATGCCAATTAAACCTGAACTATTTTCGTATGTGTTCTCTTTTCAGTTATCCGTATTCTTTTTTGTTGGTGGGTTTTTATATAGAGATGCACATTATATAAATTCATTTTGGGATTATTTAAGTAAGAAGTTTAAGGGCATAATTATTCCATACATTATTCTTAGTGTAATATCTATGGTTATTTATATTTTGTATAATAATTATTTGGGCATGGAGTATGATATTTTAGATATTTTAGAAACTATATTATTATCAAAGAGAAATGAAATTTATATAAATGTTCCATTATGGTTTTTAACATCATTTTTTACTGTTGAGATACTCTATTATATATTGAAATGTTTTTTCAATAATTATTTTATCTCGTTTATAATCCTTATTTTTGGTTTTATTGGAGTGGTTATTTTTCGAACAACAGGATCTTTGAATACATTGTTCTTTAGTTTTGATGCATCGTTGTATTTTATAATTTATTATTTTATTGGGGATTTATTTGGAGGGGTAAATAAGTATTCAAATAGAAATTATAAGTATTTTTTCAAAAATTTGTTTCCTATATTCGTTATCTCAATTGTTATAAATGTGATGAATCTATTAGGGAAGATAGAACATGCGGATATTATTTATTATGATTTTGGATTTATAATTGCTTTAATATCATATTTATTTCATGTATTTATAAGTTTAACAGGTGTTTTTACATATTTGTATTTATCATATATTTTTAGGTGGGTTGGAGCAATAAAGTTCATTGGTAAAAATTCATTATATTATTTTGCATTTCATATGCCGCTATATCGAATTTTATACAATGAGGGGATATTTGATATTTTAATTGGGAAGTATTTGCCTAGTGATATTGATTTAAATTTACTTGGTATCATTTATACTATAATAATTATTTTGATTTTGACAGGTCCAGTTTTTTTAATAAATTTGTATAAGAGTTTAATATATAAAATTAAAACATCATGA
- a CDS encoding DNA recombination protein RmuC: MINTIIIASLLIIIFLNIFLILCFREYISKFQSNNLLNNIINIDHSINNINNKLNKTLTLYEKNLRNEIQTQFISLIDLLTNRLNEVNTNLTTSLDSLKKQSILESKMNRDELSKSFEKISNSLEKQLKNITETQNNLISSTEKKLDIMRDTVDEKLQKTLDNRLSKSFEIVSNRLEILYKGIGEINTLFLSINDLRKILSNVKTRGIIGEYQLENLISQTLNENQYIKNVITKHNSKDRVEFALKIPSKNSGKELLLPIDSKFPLDNYSKLVESYESSDKDNIEKYSKLLETSIKKFSKDIHEKYIDLDNTTDFAILFLPIESLYSEISKRINLIEFIQREYKIIITGPTTLYAMLSSLNLAFKTISIEKHSSKVWKVLGEVKKEFDSFSNILEKAKNKLEQVSNDLTSLSDNKTKKIQSKLKDIESISYTE; this comes from the coding sequence ATGATAAATACTATTATAATTGCTTCCCTATTGATAATAATTTTTTTAAATATATTCCTCATACTATGCTTCAGGGAATACATAAGCAAATTTCAATCAAACAATTTATTAAACAATATTATAAATATAGATCATTCAATAAATAACATAAATAATAAGTTAAATAAAACCTTAACATTATATGAAAAAAATTTAAGAAATGAAATCCAAACACAGTTTATATCTTTAATAGATTTACTTACAAATCGTTTAAATGAAGTTAATACGAACCTAACTACATCTTTAGATTCTCTCAAAAAACAATCAATTTTAGAATCTAAAATGAATAGAGATGAACTTTCAAAATCATTTGAAAAAATCTCTAATTCTCTTGAAAAACAACTTAAGAATATCACCGAAACACAAAATAATTTAATCTCATCTACAGAAAAAAAATTAGACATTATGCGTGACACAGTCGATGAAAAATTACAAAAAACTCTTGATAATAGGTTGTCAAAATCATTTGAAATAGTTAGTAATCGTTTAGAGATTTTATATAAGGGCATAGGAGAAATAAATACACTATTTTTATCTATAAACGATCTTAGAAAAATTTTATCAAACGTAAAAACACGTGGAATAATTGGAGAATATCAGTTAGAAAACCTTATTTCTCAAACATTAAATGAAAACCAGTATATTAAGAACGTTATTACGAAACATAATTCCAAAGATCGTGTTGAATTTGCACTTAAAATTCCTTCAAAAAATTCAGGAAAAGAGCTACTTCTTCCAATAGACTCAAAATTCCCTCTAGACAATTACTCAAAACTTGTGGAATCGTATGAATCTTCTGACAAAGATAATATAGAAAAATATTCAAAACTTTTAGAAACATCTATAAAAAAATTTTCAAAAGATATACACGAAAAATACATAGATCTAGATAACACAACTGACTTTGCAATATTATTTTTACCTATAGAAAGCCTCTACTCCGAAATATCAAAAAGAATTAACTTAATAGAATTTATACAAAGAGAATATAAAATAATAATAACAGGTCCAACAACACTATACGCTATGTTAAGCAGCCTAAACTTAGCATTTAAAACAATATCAATCGAAAAACATTCAAGTAAAGTCTGGAAAGTACTAGGAGAGGTTAAAAAAGAATTTGATAGCTTTTCAAATATACTAGAAAAAGCAAAAAATAAACTGGAACAAGTGAGTAATGATTTAACTTCTTTATCTGATAATAAAACTAAGAAAATACAAAGTAAACTTAAGGACATTGAATCTATTTCTTATACTGAATAA
- the polA gene encoding DNA polymerase I: MERVLILDSNSILNRAFYALPLLSCSEGIHTNGILGYLTMFFKMQEEFNATYVIATFDRKAKTFRHLEYENYKAGRKSMPNELFEQIEPLKEILRAMNINIFELDGFEADDLIGTLSRIYEENGFEPIIVTGDKDALQLSSSITKVIITKKGITDKEVYDEKKMIEVYGVTPIEFIDVKAIMGDKSDNIPGVPGIGEKGATSLIKEFKSIENLYKNLENLKEGKIKKNLINGMELAFLSKKLSKINRFVPIEFSIEDIKAYGELDSLEVYELYNKYELKSLLNKIDINSNEGYEKDILFDEVSTLGYLRGLINKIYGSDKNLYIYCKVLGSKVSEIRLGDTYINFDNENYIIKEKFISENFDEVSRIFSSKNKKICFDSKMIYKVMFKNSKEVNNMVFDLVIGDYLLNPGKECTILSLCSDYVSVYLDRDKEYLGISFFEKIYEIILGKIKNSNMMKLYFEIEHPLSLILASIELYGFRVSIKMLEELREKFDIKIKEHSDKIYNLSGEVFNINSPKQLGKILFEKLDLPIIKKTKTGYSTNAEVLEALIDKHEIIEEIINYRQITKLQSTYILGLMDVIDDDLKVHTSFNQTLTTTGRLSSVEPNLQNIPVKYPLGREIRKAFVAEENSYILSADYSQIELRMLAHISGDEIIIKAFRENLDIHRMTASEIFSVDENDVTSEMRNRCKAVNFGIIYGISDFALSNDLKISRKEAREYMDKYFNRYVGVKKYLDEIIVKGKEDGFVTTIFNRRRDIPEIRSSNKIIKSLGERLAMNTPIQGSAADIIKLAMIKVYNRLNEENLKSKIILQVHDELVLNVYEDELEKVSLIVKEEMELCYEDISVPLRVNLSYGKNWFEAK; the protein is encoded by the coding sequence ATGGAAAGGGTTTTGATATTAGATAGCAATAGCATTTTAAATAGAGCCTTTTATGCTCTTCCACTTCTTAGTTGTTCTGAAGGAATACATACTAATGGAATTCTTGGATATTTAACAATGTTTTTTAAAATGCAAGAAGAATTTAACGCTACATATGTAATTGCAACTTTTGATCGTAAAGCTAAGACATTTAGGCATTTAGAGTATGAAAATTATAAAGCTGGTAGAAAATCTATGCCTAATGAACTATTTGAGCAGATTGAACCATTAAAAGAAATATTAAGAGCAATGAATATAAATATTTTTGAGCTTGATGGATTTGAGGCAGATGATTTAATTGGGACATTGTCAAGGATATATGAAGAAAATGGATTTGAACCTATAATAGTTACGGGTGATAAAGATGCACTCCAGCTTAGCTCCTCCATAACCAAAGTAATTATAACAAAAAAAGGTATAACAGATAAAGAAGTTTATGATGAAAAAAAGATGATCGAAGTATATGGGGTAACTCCGATTGAGTTTATAGATGTTAAAGCTATTATGGGTGATAAATCAGATAACATTCCTGGGGTTCCTGGTATTGGAGAGAAGGGTGCAACTTCCTTAATAAAAGAGTTTAAAAGTATAGAAAATTTATATAAAAACTTAGAAAATTTAAAAGAGGGAAAGATTAAAAAAAATCTTATAAATGGTATGGAGTTGGCTTTCTTATCAAAAAAATTAAGTAAGATAAATAGATTTGTACCGATTGAATTCTCTATTGAAGATATAAAAGCTTATGGAGAGTTAGATTCATTAGAAGTATATGAATTATATAATAAATATGAATTAAAATCACTTTTAAATAAAATAGATATAAATAGTAATGAGGGATATGAGAAGGATATACTTTTTGATGAGGTTTCTACTTTAGGGTATTTAAGAGGTTTAATAAATAAAATTTATGGATCTGATAAGAATTTATATATTTATTGTAAGGTTTTAGGAAGTAAAGTCTCTGAAATTCGTTTAGGTGATACATATATTAATTTTGATAATGAAAATTATATAATAAAAGAGAAGTTTATATCTGAAAATTTTGATGAGGTAAGCAGGATTTTTTCATCTAAGAATAAGAAGATATGTTTTGATTCAAAGATGATATATAAAGTTATGTTCAAAAATTCAAAAGAAGTAAATAATATGGTCTTTGATTTAGTTATAGGGGATTATTTACTAAATCCAGGTAAGGAGTGTACAATTCTAAGTTTATGTAGTGATTATGTTTCGGTATATTTAGATAGGGATAAAGAGTATTTAGGGATTTCGTTTTTTGAGAAAATTTATGAAATTATTTTAGGTAAAATAAAAAATAGTAATATGATGAAACTTTATTTTGAAATTGAACATCCTTTATCATTAATTTTAGCTAGTATTGAATTATATGGATTTAGAGTGTCTATCAAGATGCTTGAGGAATTGAGGGAAAAGTTTGATATAAAGATAAAAGAGCACTCTGATAAAATATATAATTTATCAGGTGAAGTATTTAATATTAATTCGCCAAAGCAACTAGGAAAGATATTATTTGAAAAATTAGATTTACCGATTATAAAGAAAACTAAAACAGGATACTCAACTAATGCTGAGGTTTTAGAAGCTTTAATAGATAAGCATGAGATTATAGAAGAAATTATAAATTATAGGCAAATAACAAAACTTCAATCAACTTACATACTTGGACTTATGGATGTAATAGATGATGATCTTAAGGTTCATACATCATTCAATCAAACTTTGACAACTACAGGAAGATTATCAAGTGTAGAACCAAATCTTCAGAATATACCTGTTAAATATCCTTTAGGACGTGAAATAAGGAAAGCGTTTGTTGCTGAGGAAAATAGTTACATATTATCTGCTGATTATTCTCAAATTGAACTTAGAATGCTTGCACATATATCTGGAGATGAGATTATAATAAAAGCATTTAGAGAAAATTTGGATATTCATAGAATGACTGCATCAGAAATTTTTTCAGTCGATGAAAATGATGTTACAAGTGAGATGAGAAATAGGTGTAAGGCTGTTAATTTCGGAATTATATATGGAATAAGTGATTTTGCTCTATCTAATGATTTAAAAATATCTAGAAAAGAAGCTCGAGAGTATATGGATAAATATTTTAATAGATATGTTGGTGTTAAAAAATATTTAGATGAAATTATAGTTAAGGGTAAGGAAGATGGGTTTGTTACAACTATTTTTAATAGAAGAAGAGATATTCCTGAGATAAGATCATCAAATAAAATTATAAAATCTCTTGGAGAAAGACTTGCTATGAATACACCTATACAAGGTAGTGCGGCTGACATAATAAAACTTGCTATGATAAAGGTTTATAATAGATTAAATGAAGAAAATCTGAAATCTAAAATAATACTTCAGGTTCATGATGAGCTTGTTTTGAATGTGTATGAAGATGAACTTGAGAAGGTATCTTTAATAGTTAAGGAAGAAATGGAATTGTGTTATGAGGATATAAGTGTTCCACTTAGAGTGAATTTATCTTATGGTAAAAACTGGTTTGAAGCAAAGTAG
- the coaE gene encoding dephospho-CoA kinase (Dephospho-CoA kinase (CoaE) performs the final step in coenzyme A biosynthesis.) codes for MKKIGLTGGIATGKSTVVKMLIKKGFKIIDSDKIVSFILNNNKEVLLYIKEKFGSKFICDNKILRREFGEYIFSNDCDRLKYENFIMPKILKCIDEEFKFHEENNERICILDAPVLIEKNIHLFMDYVVLIWAKREQQISRIMHRDGLNKENAIRRINAQMDIDIKKRFADYIIDNSKEEELLEDQINNLCLFLNKL; via the coding sequence TTGAAAAAGATAGGATTAACTGGAGGAATAGCTACAGGGAAGAGTACAGTAGTTAAAATGCTGATTAAAAAAGGATTCAAAATTATAGATTCAGATAAAATTGTGAGTTTTATATTAAATAATAATAAAGAAGTTTTATTATATATAAAAGAGAAATTTGGAAGCAAGTTTATTTGTGATAATAAAATTTTAAGACGGGAATTTGGTGAATATATTTTCTCAAATGATTGTGATAGGTTGAAATATGAAAATTTTATAATGCCTAAAATCTTAAAATGTATAGATGAGGAATTTAAATTTCATGAAGAGAATAATGAGCGTATTTGTATATTAGATGCACCAGTTTTAATTGAAAAGAATATCCATCTTTTTATGGATTATGTTGTATTAATATGGGCAAAGAGAGAGCAACAGATAAGTAGAATTATGCATAGAGATGGTTTGAATAAAGAAAATGCAATTAGAAGGATAAATGCTCAAATGGATATTGATATAAAAAAGAGGTTTGCTGATTACATAATTGATAATTCGAAGGAAGAAGAGCTCTTGGAGGATCAAATAAATAACTTATGTTTATTTTTAAATAAACTCTGA